The Nocardioides sp. S5 genome includes a window with the following:
- a CDS encoding M20/M25/M40 family metallo-hydrolase: MEQVPTDHSAVSSPDRSYDPAKEVVQLCQDLIAIDTSNYGTDDGPGERKAAEHVATLLDEVGIESRVIEGRPGRANVVARWGGGDGRAPLLLHGHLDVVPAEASDWEVDPFGGEIRDGQVWGRGAVDMKDFDAMLLSVVRARAVAGAAPDREVVLCFTADEEAGGHHGAGILVDQHADLLADCSEAVGEVGGFSATIRGRRVYLIEAAEKGMAWMRLTARGRAGHGSMINDDNAVTRLAGAVARIGAHQWPVRLTPTMEVLLATVGELAGTEATPDNAEALVEEFGDAARMLGAVIRNTANPTMLKAGYKTNVIPTEAHATIDGRFLPGYEDEFFATLHELAGDGIEFDFESKQDPWETPYDGDLVTAMSRSLLAEDPDALVAPYLMSGGTDAKHFRKLGMRSYGFAPLRLPADLDFTALFHGVDERVPVDALEFGARVFDRFLDQV, from the coding sequence ATGGAACAGGTGCCCACTGACCACTCGGCAGTCAGCTCGCCGGACCGTTCGTACGACCCCGCGAAGGAGGTCGTGCAGCTCTGCCAGGACCTCATCGCGATCGACACCTCCAACTACGGCACCGACGACGGGCCGGGGGAGCGCAAGGCCGCCGAGCACGTCGCCACGCTGCTCGACGAGGTCGGCATCGAGAGCCGGGTCATCGAGGGCCGCCCGGGTCGGGCCAACGTCGTCGCGCGCTGGGGCGGCGGCGACGGCCGCGCCCCGCTGCTGCTGCACGGGCACCTCGACGTCGTGCCCGCCGAGGCGTCCGACTGGGAGGTCGACCCGTTCGGCGGGGAGATCAGGGACGGACAGGTCTGGGGCCGCGGCGCGGTCGACATGAAGGACTTCGACGCGATGCTCCTCAGCGTCGTCCGGGCCCGGGCGGTTGCCGGCGCCGCGCCCGACCGCGAGGTCGTGCTCTGCTTCACCGCCGACGAGGAGGCGGGGGGCCACCACGGTGCCGGGATCCTCGTCGACCAGCACGCGGACCTGCTCGCCGACTGCAGCGAGGCGGTCGGCGAGGTCGGCGGGTTCTCCGCGACGATCCGGGGTCGTCGGGTCTACCTCATCGAGGCGGCCGAGAAGGGCATGGCGTGGATGCGCCTGACCGCGCGCGGGCGCGCGGGCCACGGCTCGATGATCAACGACGACAACGCCGTCACCCGGCTCGCCGGCGCCGTGGCACGCATCGGCGCGCACCAGTGGCCGGTGCGGCTGACCCCCACCATGGAGGTGCTGCTCGCCACCGTCGGGGAGCTCGCCGGCACCGAGGCGACCCCGGACAACGCCGAGGCCCTCGTCGAGGAGTTCGGCGACGCCGCCCGCATGCTCGGCGCCGTCATCCGCAACACCGCCAACCCGACGATGCTCAAGGCCGGCTACAAGACCAACGTCATCCCCACCGAGGCGCACGCGACGATCGACGGCCGCTTCCTCCCCGGCTACGAGGACGAGTTCTTCGCCACCCTCCACGAGCTGGCCGGTGACGGCATCGAGTTCGACTTCGAGTCCAAGCAGGACCCGTGGGAGACGCCGTACGACGGCGACCTGGTCACCGCGATGAGCCGCAGTCTCCTCGCCGAGGACCCCGACGCCCTCGTCGCCCCCTACCTGATGAGCGGCGGCACCGACGCCAAGCACTTCCGCAAGCTCGGCATGCGCTCCTACGGCTTCGCGCCCCTGCGCCTGCCCGCCGACCTCGACTTCACCGCGCTCTTCCACGGCGTCGACGAGCGGGTCCCGGTCGACGCGCTGGAGTTCGGCGCGCGCGTCTTCGACCGGTTCCTCGACCAGGTCTGA
- a CDS encoding MBL fold metallo-hydrolase — MATQTSLTFLGAVDTVTGSRFLLESDGTRVLVDAGLYQGLAVHRRRNWEPLPVDPRTIDHVLLTHAHLDHTGYLPRLVRDGFAGRVTCTRTTAELAAIVLRDSAHLQQEDARYANTAGFSKHHPALPLYGDHDVERALALIDPVELDTDVALAPGVGVRLARAGHILGSATVDVRLGESHASFSGDLGRPRHPLLRPPEDPPVADTLVVESTYGDRAHPAPDPDQLADAICRTVERGGSVLVPAFAVDRTELVLLELRRLMGEGRIPEVPVFVDSPMALAALEVYRRAAARGAPELRREARALMADLDVGVQGVHDPESSMRLNRPGRPSIVISASGMASGGRVLHHLAHQLPERRNTVLLTGYQTDGTRGRQLAEGARQVKIHGRYVPVRAEVVALTGFSVHADARETLEWLGRAPRPPRTLYVVHGEPASAAALAREISVELGWTAVVPSYGERVLVG; from the coding sequence GTGGCCACGCAGACGTCGCTGACCTTCCTGGGTGCGGTCGACACGGTCACCGGGAGCCGGTTCCTGCTCGAGTCGGACGGGACGCGGGTCCTGGTCGACGCCGGGCTCTACCAGGGCCTGGCCGTCCACCGCCGCCGCAACTGGGAGCCGCTGCCGGTCGATCCCCGCACGATCGACCACGTGCTGCTGACCCACGCCCACCTCGACCACACCGGCTACCTGCCGCGCCTCGTGAGGGACGGCTTCGCCGGGCGGGTGACCTGCACCCGGACGACCGCCGAGCTGGCAGCCATCGTCCTGCGCGACAGCGCGCACCTCCAGCAGGAGGACGCGAGGTACGCCAACACCGCCGGCTTCTCCAAGCACCATCCGGCCCTCCCGCTCTACGGCGACCACGACGTGGAGCGCGCGCTCGCCCTCATCGACCCGGTCGAGCTCGACACCGACGTGGCGCTCGCACCCGGTGTGGGCGTACGGCTCGCACGCGCCGGCCACATCCTCGGCTCGGCCACGGTCGACGTGCGACTGGGGGAGTCGCACGCGTCCTTCAGCGGCGACCTGGGTCGTCCCCGCCACCCGCTGCTGCGCCCGCCGGAGGACCCGCCCGTCGCGGACACCCTCGTGGTGGAGTCGACGTACGGCGACCGCGCGCACCCCGCACCCGACCCGGACCAGCTCGCCGACGCGATCTGCCGCACCGTCGAGCGTGGCGGGTCGGTGCTGGTCCCGGCCTTCGCCGTCGACCGCACCGAGCTGGTCCTCCTCGAGCTCCGGAGGCTGATGGGGGAGGGGCGCATCCCCGAGGTGCCCGTCTTCGTGGACAGTCCGATGGCGCTCGCCGCGCTCGAGGTCTACCGCCGCGCGGCGGCCCGCGGCGCCCCCGAGCTGCGCCGCGAGGCGCGCGCCCTGATGGCCGACCTCGACGTCGGCGTGCAGGGCGTCCACGACCCCGAGAGCTCCATGCGGCTGAACCGTCCCGGACGTCCCAGCATCGTCATCTCCGCCTCGGGGATGGCCTCGGGTGGCCGGGTCCTGCACCACCTCGCGCACCAGCTGCCCGAGCGCCGCAACACGGTCCTCCTCACCGGCTACCAGACCGACGGCACCCGCGGGCGGCAGCTGGCGGAAGGGGCACGGCAGGTGAAGATCCACGGTCGTTACGTCCCGGTCCGCGCCGAGGTGGTGGCGCTGACGGGCTTCTCCGTGCACGCCGACGCGCGGGAGACCCTCGAGTGGCTCGGCCGCGCTCCGCGCCCGCCGCGGACCCTCTACGTCGTCCACGGCGAGCCCGCCTCGGCGGCCGCCCTGGCCCGCGAGATCTCCGTCGAGCTCGGCTGGACCGCCGTCGTGCCGTCGTACGGCGAGCGCGTCCTGGTGGGGTGA
- the ppk2 gene encoding polyphosphate kinase 2 codes for MATLDGHGPTLSPRVPIGTPGHAEELDELLDLTDELRSEGEESDDRPGPGGVPPWRQGYPYASKLGRRDYEHTKRLLQIELLKLQAHVKDTGQKVAILFEGRDAAGKGGAIKRFMEHLNPRGARLVALSVPTELEKSQWYFQRYVAHLPSAGEIVLFDRSWYNRAGVERVMGYCTPVQYLNFMRETPDFERMLTHADIHLVKLWFSVSRAEQAARFAARSSDPVRQWKLSPTDLASLDKWEAYTDAKETMFFHTDTGDAPWTVIKSNDKKRARLEAMRVVLSQLDYPQKDHDVVGTPDPLLVGSANRVHEDDEDPARFFPPIESLGR; via the coding sequence ATGGCGACCCTCGACGGCCACGGCCCGACCCTGTCCCCGCGCGTGCCGATCGGCACCCCCGGCCACGCGGAGGAGCTCGACGAGCTCCTCGACCTGACCGACGAGCTCCGCAGCGAGGGTGAGGAGTCCGACGACCGGCCCGGGCCCGGCGGTGTACCTCCGTGGCGCCAGGGCTACCCCTACGCCTCGAAGCTCGGTCGTCGCGACTACGAGCACACCAAACGGCTGCTGCAGATCGAGCTGCTCAAGCTCCAGGCGCACGTGAAGGACACCGGCCAGAAGGTCGCGATCCTCTTCGAGGGCCGTGACGCCGCCGGCAAGGGCGGCGCGATCAAGCGGTTCATGGAGCACCTCAACCCGCGTGGCGCCCGGCTCGTCGCGCTCAGCGTGCCGACCGAGCTCGAGAAGTCGCAGTGGTACTTCCAGCGCTACGTCGCCCACCTGCCGAGCGCCGGCGAGATCGTGCTGTTCGACCGGTCCTGGTACAACCGCGCCGGGGTCGAGCGGGTGATGGGGTACTGCACCCCGGTCCAGTACCTCAACTTCATGCGCGAGACGCCGGACTTCGAGCGGATGCTCACCCACGCCGACATCCACCTGGTGAAGCTGTGGTTCTCGGTCTCGCGTGCCGAGCAGGCGGCGCGCTTCGCGGCGCGGTCGTCCGACCCGGTCCGGCAGTGGAAGCTGTCGCCGACCGACCTGGCCAGCCTCGACAAGTGGGAGGCCTACACCGACGCCAAGGAGACGATGTTCTTCCACACCGACACCGGTGACGCTCCGTGGACGGTGATCAAGTCCAACGACAAGAAGCGCGCCCGTCTGGAGGCGATGCGGGTCGTGCTCTCGCAGCTGGACTACCCCCAGAAGGACCACGACGTCGTCGGCACGCCCGACCCGCTGCTGGTGGGCTCCGCCAACCGCGTCCACGAGGACGACGAGGACCCCGCCCGGTTCTTCCCGCCGATCGAGTCGCTGGGGAGGTGA
- a CDS encoding VanZ family protein: MLHRHPFLSLLTLLYLGFVGLVTLVPASEQPDYYGLAARVLARLERYPDLDPLTSRLNVDRIEFLANIGLFVPVGMFLLLLVGARLWPVAIAVGIVLTSMIESAQRAIPGRVPDPRDVAANSLGTFAGVALALVLTLPATLRRRRAARAR, translated from the coding sequence GTGCTGCACCGACATCCCTTCCTGAGTCTGCTGACCCTGCTCTACCTCGGCTTCGTCGGGCTCGTCACCCTGGTCCCGGCATCGGAGCAGCCCGACTACTACGGCCTGGCCGCCCGGGTCCTGGCCCGGCTCGAGCGCTACCCCGACCTGGACCCGCTGACCAGCAGGCTGAACGTGGACCGGATCGAGTTCCTCGCCAACATCGGACTCTTCGTCCCTGTCGGGATGTTCCTGCTGCTGCTCGTCGGCGCCCGACTGTGGCCCGTCGCCATCGCGGTCGGCATCGTGCTGACCTCGATGATCGAGAGCGCCCAGCGCGCGATCCCCGGCCGGGTGCCGGACCCGCGCGACGTGGCCGCGAACTCGCTCGGCACCTTCGCCGGAGTCGCGCTGGCACTCGTGCTGACCCTCCCCGCCACGCTCAGGCGCCGGCGCGCGGCCCGCGCGCGCTGA
- a CDS encoding bifunctional 3'-5' exonuclease/DNA polymerase, with product MTRVQLSRLPGERVLVTTGGVGEELPLDDLPAYVRAREADTAEAPRWVWDDTARWYPPLLTAGVRVARCHDLRLCRRVLRRAPAVDGLLLDGDDSGSWDRLGPAAEPSHPTLFAADDTAEHLRADVEDARQLAAVATSGEPTRLGLLLAAESAGALAAAEMTYAGVPWRTEVHERLLTDLLGPRPLRDALPPVLDELAGEVRRAFGAPGLNPESRTDLMGALRRAGVEVPDIRAATLRQVDHPAIEPLLRYKKLAHLFQANGWAWLDEWAGDGRFRPSYQPAGSSTGRWSSNGGGALSFPVQVRSAAVADEGWVLVVADVAQLEPRVLAGMSHDTALARAAQGADLYQGMVADGAVATRQDAKLGLLGAMYGATSGASGRMVAGLTRRYPAAFALVDEAARAGERGQVVRTVLGRGSPSLGGSWDEEPDEAPSDLQALDRRRRAYGRFTRNFVVQGTGAEWALCWIADLRNRLWRLGGTGALDERPHLVLFLHDEVVVHAPATLADDVAAELEQAAAGAGRLVFRDFAVDFPLSISVVSSYADAGKGTATATAGT from the coding sequence ATGACCCGGGTCCAGCTCTCCCGCCTGCCGGGCGAGCGTGTGCTCGTCACTACAGGCGGTGTCGGGGAGGAGCTCCCCCTCGACGATCTTCCGGCGTACGTCCGGGCGCGCGAGGCCGACACCGCCGAGGCTCCGAGGTGGGTCTGGGACGACACCGCGCGGTGGTATCCCCCGCTGCTCACCGCGGGCGTGCGGGTGGCGCGCTGCCACGACCTGAGGCTGTGCCGGCGCGTGCTGCGCCGCGCCCCTGCGGTGGACGGGCTGCTGCTCGACGGGGACGACTCGGGGTCCTGGGACCGGCTGGGCCCGGCAGCGGAGCCGAGCCATCCCACGCTGTTCGCCGCCGACGACACCGCCGAGCACCTGCGAGCCGACGTCGAGGACGCCCGCCAGCTCGCCGCGGTCGCCACGTCCGGCGAGCCCACCCGGCTCGGGCTGCTCCTCGCGGCGGAGTCCGCGGGGGCGCTGGCCGCAGCGGAGATGACGTACGCCGGCGTGCCGTGGCGCACCGAGGTGCACGAGCGACTGCTCACCGACCTGCTCGGTCCGAGACCCCTGCGCGACGCGCTGCCGCCGGTGCTCGACGAGCTGGCCGGCGAGGTGCGCCGCGCCTTCGGCGCCCCCGGCCTCAACCCCGAGTCGCGGACCGACCTGATGGGCGCCCTGAGAAGGGCGGGCGTCGAGGTGCCCGACATCCGGGCGGCCACGCTGCGGCAGGTCGACCACCCGGCCATCGAGCCGCTGCTGCGCTACAAGAAGCTCGCCCACCTCTTCCAGGCCAACGGCTGGGCGTGGCTCGACGAGTGGGCGGGTGACGGCCGGTTCCGGCCGTCCTACCAGCCGGCCGGGTCCTCGACCGGCCGCTGGTCGTCCAACGGCGGTGGCGCCCTGTCCTTCCCCGTGCAGGTGCGATCCGCCGCCGTCGCCGACGAGGGGTGGGTGCTCGTGGTCGCCGACGTCGCGCAGCTCGAGCCGCGGGTGCTCGCCGGGATGAGCCACGACACCGCCCTCGCGCGCGCCGCGCAGGGCGCCGACCTCTACCAGGGCATGGTCGCCGACGGCGCCGTCGCGACCCGTCAGGACGCCAAGCTCGGCCTGCTCGGCGCGATGTACGGCGCCACCAGTGGTGCGAGCGGACGGATGGTCGCGGGACTCACCCGGCGCTACCCCGCCGCCTTCGCGCTGGTCGACGAGGCTGCTCGGGCCGGCGAGCGCGGGCAGGTGGTCCGCACCGTCCTCGGGCGCGGATCCCCCTCCCTCGGCGGCTCCTGGGACGAGGAGCCCGACGAGGCACCGTCCGACCTCCAGGCGCTCGACCGGCGACGTCGCGCCTACGGCCGCTTCACCCGCAACTTCGTCGTGCAGGGCACGGGTGCGGAGTGGGCGCTGTGCTGGATCGCCGACCTGCGCAACCGGCTGTGGCGGCTCGGCGGCACCGGCGCCCTCGACGAGCGTCCCCACCTGGTCCTCTTCCTGCACGACGAGGTCGTGGTGCACGCGCCGGCGACGCTCGCCGACGACGTCGCCGCCGAGCTGGAGCAGGCGGCCGCGGGTGCGGGACGCCTGGTGTTCCGCGACTTCGCCGTGGACTTCCCGCTGAGCATCTCCGTCGTCTCGTCCTACGCCGACGCCGGCAAGGGCACGGCCACGGCCACGGCCGGGACCTAG
- a CDS encoding flavodoxin domain-containing protein: MTTLVVHESMFGNTRAIAEAIAADLPGHVEVVDVTDAPTPLPAHVDLLVVGGPTHAFSMSRAGTRRDAVAQGAAHEHEIRGIREWLAGLPRTPQVTVAAFDTRVAKVRRFPGSAARAAGKVVARRGLGRVVAVESFYVEDVSGPLLEGELERARAWARSLATAAHPR, from the coding sequence ATGACCACGCTCGTCGTGCACGAGTCCATGTTCGGCAACACCCGCGCGATCGCGGAGGCGATCGCTGCCGACCTGCCCGGCCACGTCGAGGTGGTCGACGTGACGGACGCACCCACACCGTTGCCGGCACACGTCGACCTGCTCGTCGTCGGCGGCCCCACCCACGCCTTCTCCATGAGCCGTGCGGGGACCCGACGCGACGCCGTCGCGCAGGGCGCCGCCCACGAGCACGAGATCCGCGGGATCCGCGAATGGCTGGCCGGCCTGCCCCGGACGCCGCAGGTGACCGTGGCCGCCTTCGACACCCGCGTCGCCAAGGTCCGCCGGTTCCCGGGTTCGGCGGCACGTGCGGCCGGCAAGGTGGTCGCGCGGCGCGGGCTCGGACGCGTGGTCGCGGTGGAGTCGTTCTACGTCGAGGACGTGTCCGGGCCGCTGCTCGAGGGAGAGCTGGAGAGGGCGCGGGCATGGGCGCGTTCGCTCGCCACCGCGGCACACCCCCGCTGA
- a CDS encoding BCCT family transporter, which produces MATGIEHPRDLPAPDPLDEPHPALDSVIDSGVSRESGVDKLVFGVTAVVSLAFLVWGFTSTGTLADASASGLAWTMEKTGWLFVLTSSAFVVFVIWLALGKFGNIPLGRDDEQPEFRTISWIAMMFSAGMGIGLMFYGVSEPITHFVTPPPGTEGGAEAAQDAMATTMFHWTLHPWAIYAVVGLAVAYGVYRKGRLQLISSAFEPLLGRHAHGLGGKAIDMFAIFATLFGSATSLGLGALQIQSGLQIVAGLGDTGNAVLVGIIAVLTAAFVLSAVSGVAKGIQWLSNINMVLAVALALFVFVVGPTVFILNLVPTSIGSYVADLPMMAARTAAEGTETSEWLSTWTVFYWAWWLSWTPFVGMFIARISRGRTIRQFVTGVLLVPSLVSVVWFAIFGGAAIDLQKKGTDIAGADGLENQLFSTLEAYPLATVSSIVVMVLVGIFFVSGADAASIVMGSLSERGTIHPSRPTVIFWGVATGAVAAVMLLVGGADALSGLQTITVIAALPFVLIMIGLAVALVKDLAQDPMVVRRQYAIEAVEAAVITGVTEHGDDFVLSVEKAEVDKDLEV; this is translated from the coding sequence ATGGCCACAGGAATCGAGCACCCCCGCGACCTGCCCGCACCCGACCCCCTCGACGAGCCGCACCCGGCCCTCGACAGCGTGATCGACTCCGGTGTGTCCCGTGAGTCGGGGGTGGACAAGCTCGTGTTCGGCGTCACCGCCGTCGTCAGTCTCGCCTTCCTCGTCTGGGGGTTCACGAGCACCGGCACCCTCGCCGACGCCTCGGCCTCGGGCCTGGCGTGGACCATGGAGAAGACCGGCTGGCTCTTCGTCCTGACCTCCAGCGCCTTCGTCGTCTTCGTCATCTGGTTGGCCCTCGGCAAGTTCGGCAACATCCCGCTCGGCCGCGACGACGAGCAGCCGGAGTTCCGCACGATCTCGTGGATCGCGATGATGTTCAGCGCCGGCATGGGCATCGGCCTGATGTTCTACGGCGTCAGCGAGCCGATCACGCACTTCGTCACCCCACCGCCGGGCACGGAGGGCGGCGCCGAGGCCGCGCAGGACGCGATGGCCACCACGATGTTCCACTGGACGCTCCACCCCTGGGCGATCTACGCCGTCGTCGGGCTCGCAGTGGCGTACGGCGTCTACCGCAAGGGTCGCCTGCAGCTGATCAGCTCCGCGTTCGAACCCCTCCTGGGCCGCCACGCGCACGGACTCGGCGGCAAGGCCATCGACATGTTCGCGATCTTCGCGACCCTCTTCGGCTCCGCCACGTCGCTGGGCCTCGGCGCCCTGCAGATCCAGTCGGGCCTGCAGATCGTGGCCGGGCTCGGCGACACCGGCAACGCGGTGCTGGTAGGGATCATCGCCGTCCTGACCGCCGCGTTCGTGCTCTCCGCAGTCTCCGGCGTCGCCAAGGGCATCCAGTGGTTGTCCAACATCAACATGGTGCTTGCCGTCGCGCTCGCGCTCTTCGTCTTCGTCGTCGGCCCGACGGTCTTCATCCTGAACCTCGTGCCGACCTCCATCGGCAGCTACGTCGCCGACCTGCCCATGATGGCCGCCCGGACCGCCGCCGAGGGCACCGAGACCAGCGAGTGGCTGTCGACGTGGACCGTCTTCTACTGGGCCTGGTGGCTCTCGTGGACGCCGTTCGTCGGCATGTTCATCGCCCGCATCTCGCGCGGTCGCACGATCCGCCAGTTCGTCACCGGTGTCCTGCTGGTGCCCAGCCTCGTCAGCGTCGTGTGGTTCGCCATCTTCGGCGGCGCAGCCATCGACCTGCAGAAGAAGGGCACTGACATCGCCGGCGCCGACGGCCTGGAGAACCAGCTCTTCAGCACCCTCGAGGCCTACCCCCTCGCCACCGTGTCAAGCATCGTGGTGATGGTGCTCGTCGGCATCTTCTTCGTCTCCGGCGCCGACGCTGCGTCCATCGTGATGGGCTCGCTGTCCGAGCGCGGCACCATCCACCCGAGCCGTCCGACCGTCATCTTCTGGGGTGTCGCGACCGGGGCCGTCGCGGCCGTGATGCTGCTCGTGGGCGGCGCGGACGCGCTCAGCGGACTGCAGACGATCACGGTGATCGCAGCCCTGCCGTTCGTGCTCATCATGATCGGTCTCGCCGTCGCACTGGTGAAGGACCTCGCGCAGGACCCGATGGTCGTGCGCCGCCAGTACGCCATCGAGGCCGTGGAGGCCGCGGTCATCACCGGCGTCACCGAGCACGGCGACGACTTCGTGCTGTCGGTCGAGAAGGCCGAGGTCGACAAGGACCTCGAGGTCTGA
- a CDS encoding LysR substrate-binding domain-containing protein — MIAPLRIGFVTGATPDKWARSWRDQRREPLELVPVTESEQLDGVLDGSLDMALVRLPVETDGLHCVRLYDELPVVVASRDHLLAAADAEVTTADLADEQLVRPHVSGWRPDAAQLDWPPMSERDAVETVAAGTGVVVLPMSVARLHQRKDVVTRVVTDLDPTTIALVWRTERDDEVTQTFVGVTKGRTARSSR, encoded by the coding sequence ATGATCGCTCCCCTGCGCATCGGCTTCGTCACCGGCGCGACCCCCGACAAGTGGGCGCGCAGCTGGCGCGACCAACGGCGCGAGCCCCTGGAGCTCGTGCCGGTGACGGAGTCCGAGCAGCTTGACGGCGTGCTCGACGGAAGCCTCGACATGGCGCTGGTCCGACTGCCCGTCGAGACCGACGGACTCCACTGCGTGCGCCTCTACGACGAGCTGCCGGTCGTCGTGGCCTCCCGGGACCACCTCCTGGCCGCCGCCGACGCCGAGGTGACCACCGCGGACCTGGCGGACGAGCAGCTCGTACGCCCCCACGTGAGCGGGTGGCGGCCCGACGCCGCGCAGCTGGACTGGCCGCCGATGAGCGAGCGGGACGCCGTGGAGACCGTCGCGGCCGGCACGGGCGTCGTCGTGCTCCCGATGTCGGTGGCGCGGCTGCACCAGCGCAAGGACGTCGTCACGCGCGTCGTCACCGACCTCGATCCCACGACGATCGCGCTCGTGTGGCGCACCGAGCGCGACGACGAGGTGACCCAGACGTTCGTGGGCGTCACGAAGGGGCGTACGGCACGGTCCTCGCGCTGA
- a CDS encoding sulfotransferase, which translates to MGDLRHVFVMTYGRSGSTLLMGILNSIPGWLLRGENRHAMRHLYDFHRSGLVERARVDARRASQPTHPWFGIEAFPEDVSLQHIRSLAEATLLRPEPDTRVTGYKEIRWYDEDLPDYLAFLQQVFPGARFVLNTRNLEDVAASNFWTHKDDPLGRVQRIEERMLSAAGGLGQAVHRVHYDEYVADPEVLRGLFDWLGEDYDPAKVHEVMATPHSRRGKHRD; encoded by the coding sequence GTGGGGGACCTCCGGCACGTCTTCGTCATGACCTACGGCAGGTCGGGCTCGACCCTGCTGATGGGCATCCTCAACTCGATCCCCGGCTGGCTGCTGCGCGGGGAGAACCGCCACGCGATGCGCCACCTCTACGACTTCCACCGCAGCGGCCTGGTGGAGAGGGCGCGCGTCGACGCACGCCGCGCGAGCCAGCCCACGCACCCGTGGTTCGGCATCGAGGCGTTCCCCGAGGACGTCTCGCTCCAGCACATCCGGTCCCTCGCCGAGGCGACGCTCCTGCGGCCCGAGCCGGACACGCGGGTGACGGGCTACAAGGAGATCCGGTGGTACGACGAGGACCTGCCGGACTACCTCGCCTTCCTCCAGCAGGTCTTTCCCGGCGCGCGGTTCGTGCTCAACACCCGCAACCTCGAGGACGTCGCCGCCAGCAACTTCTGGACCCACAAGGACGACCCGCTCGGCCGCGTCCAGAGGATCGAGGAGCGGATGCTCAGCGCGGCCGGGGGACTGGGACAAGCCGTCCACCGGGTCCACTACGACGAGTACGTCGCCGACCCCGAGGTGCTGCGCGGGCTCTTCGACTGGCTCGGCGAGGACTACGACCCGGCGAAGGTGCACGAGGTGATGGCCACGCCCCACTCACGCCGGGGCAAGCACCGCGACTGA